Sequence from the Arthrobacter pigmenti genome:
CGGCCGCGAGATTGGCCTGGCTCACCGTTCGAAGGCGTTAACCAGCGTTGAGGCCGCTCAGATGCTCGGCATCTCCCGGCCCACGCTGATCAAGATGGCAGCAGCCGGGGAGATCCCGTCCCATAAAGTCGGCTCACATAACCGATTTCTTCGCACAGATCTTGAAGAGTTCGCAGAACGTCGCGCTGATGCTGAACGCGCAGCCTTCAACGCTTTCCGAGACCTGGAACACGAGATCGATCAAGGATAGATCGGGACTGCCCCCGGTCGCATAGGGTGGTGCCTATGCGACCGGGGGCCACACTCATCTTTTTGGACGCCAACGTCCTCTACTCAAAAACTTTGCGCGATTGGTTTGCGCTCATCTCGAAGCGCTCCGGCTCGAACGGAATCGAGTTGCGTTGGAGCGAAGATGTGCTTGTGGAATGGCTCTACAATTTACGCCGAAACGCACCAGGGAAAGGCGACGCAGGTATTGGTGGTCTGCGAGAGAACCTCGTGAGCGCATTCCCGAACGCATTGATCAGCGGTTACACCGTTGACTCCGCTCTACTCACGGGACGAGATAAGTTCGACGCACACGTACTTGCGGCTGCCGACCACGGAGGTGTGGACTATCTGGTCACCGACAACACTTCCGATTTCGCACCATTCAAGGACGCTTACAACTTCGAGATTTACAGCTGTGATGAAATGCTGTGTTTGATACTCGAGCGTCGCCTCGACGCGGTTAGGGGTGCGTTGCTCGACAATCTTGCCTACTGGTCAGCGAAGTCGAATTCGAAAGACCTCGTCGAAGCCCTGGTAGATGCGAATGCCGTGCAATTCGCAGACGGGGTGAGGAAGCTGCGATACGCCCTTGCCATGTCCGGCAAGTACTAGCACGCTTCAGATATCCTGCAGCAAGGGACCAGCAGAGGGGCAATGATGGGGGACGCGGCTCAATTACAGAGCAACTTCGCGTTCCTACGTGCCGAATGGCCCGATATCGCCGTCGAAGCCCGCAACGCTGAGCGCTTTGCCCGGATCGACCCGCGCACCTCCCTCCTTTACTGCCGCCGCACCCTCGAGTTCACTCTGCAATGGATCTTCACCGCCGACACGTCGCTGAACCAGCCGTACAAAGACGACCTCAACGGCATGCTCAACGAACCCACCTTCAAGAAACTCACCGGTGAGCGCCTCCTCGACAAGATGCATCTGGTACGGAAGGTCTCCAACAAAGCCGTTCACACCAACGTCGCCATCAACGTCCAAACCTCCGAGGCCATCCTCCGCGAACTCTTCCAAACCTGCTTCTGGCTCGCCCACCGCTACGCCCGTCAGGAACAGAACCGCCCGACACCGGGACTCGCCTTCGACGGTGCGCTCCTCAGCCCCCAGCGCCGCCCAATGCCCGCACCGCCAAAGCCAAGCGGTCCAAAACCAGCCCAACCGGCCGACGTCGTACCCAAAACCGCCGAGCAAGTTGCCGCCCTCGCGAAGGAGCTTGAGGAGCGGGATCGCAAGCTCGCCGAAGCAGACCAACAGAAGGCGAGCCTCGAGGACGAACTCAAGCAGCTCCGTGAGCAGATCAAGCTCGTCACCGCACAACGCCGCCACGAGCCGGACACACATGATTACGACGAGGGCATCACCCGCACCGACCTGATCGACCCCCAACTGGAGTGGGCCGGGTGGGATCTGTCCCACGAAGACGTCAGAGAATTCGCCGTCGACACCATGCCCACACCGCAGGGCACACTCACGGGCAAGGGCGCCGCAGACTATGTGCTCTGGGGAGCCAACGGCCTGCCGCTCGCTGTTGTCGAAGCCAAACGCACCACCAAGGATCCGCACAACGGCCGCCAGCAGGCCCGTCTCTACGCCGACTGCCTCGAGCGGCGCTTCGGACAGCGGCCCATCATCTACTTCACCAACGGATACCAGACCTATATCTGGGACGACGCGTTCTATGCCGAGCGGAAGATTCAGGGCTTCCACACTCGCAATCAGTTGCAGCTTATGGTGGACCGCCGCACCACCAGGAAGTCGCTCGGGGAAGCGATCATCGACAACGCAATCGTGGAGCGGGACTACCAGCACGCCGCCATCCGTGCAGTCACCCAAGCATTCGAGAACGACGCCGAGAGACGCGCCCTTGTGGTGATGGCCACGGGAACCGGTAAAACCCGCACGGTCATCGCTCTCGCTGATCTCCTCATGAAAGCCAACTGGGTCAAGCGCGTGCTCTTCCTCGCGGACCGGGTGGCGCTCGTGGACCAGGCAGCGAGGGCCTTCAAGGCTCACCTACCCGGCTCTGCTCCGGAAGTGCTTGGGCGTGACAAGACTGCGGACAGCCGCATTCACCTGGCCACCTACCCCACCATGATGAACCTCATCGACGAGACGGTGGGCGACGGCAAGGTCAATCGCGAGCGATACAACATTGGCCACTACGACCTCATCATTGTCGACGAAGCGCACCGCTCGGTCTATCAGAAGTACAAGGCGATCTTCGATTACTTCGACTCGTTCCTCATTGGCCTCACAGCAACGCCCACGGATGATGTCGACCGCAACACCTTTGCCCTCTTCAACATCGAGGACAACGTCCCGACCTTCGCCTACGAGCTGGACCGGGCCGTCGCAGAAGGCTGGCTTGTCCCCCGCCGTGGTATCGAAGTACCCCTCAAGTTTCCCTACGAGGGCATCCGATACGAGGACTTGAGTGAGCGTGAAAGGGACGAGTGGGATTCCAAGGAATGGGACGACGATGGCGAGATTCCCGACGAAGTGGACCGCGCCGTCGTCAATAAATGGCTCTTCAACAAGGACACCGTAGACAAGGCGCTCGAGGTCCTGACGGAGCGCGGACACCGGGTGGCCGGCGGCGACCGGATCGGCAAGACCATCATCTTCGCCCGGAACAATGACCACGCCCGGTTCATTGAGGAACGCTTCAACGTCAACTACCCGGGAGAGAAAGGCGAAGCCGCGCAGGTCATCACTTACCAAGTGAACTACGCGTCCTCCCTCATCGAAAAGTTCGGAAAACCGGATAGCAAACCCGACATCGCTATTTCAGTCGACATGCTCGATACCGGCATCGACGTTCCGCAGGTGGTCAACCTGGTGTTCTTCAAACCAGTACGCTCTAAGACCAAGTTCTGGCAGATGGTAGGACGCGGAACGCGCCTATGCCCTGACCTATATGGCCCGGACAGGCACAAGGAAGACTTCCTTATCTTCGACCTGTGTCGCAATCTCGAATTCTTCAACGCCGAGCTTGAACTATCCGAAACCCCGATAGCCAAACCCTTGGCACAACGCACCTTCCTCACGCGGGTCCGCTTACTTCAGGCTCTGCAGGACGCGGACTACGACAGCGGATATGTCGATAGCATCCGAGATTCACTCCACTGCACAGTTCGCGATCTTCCCCGAGAGAACTTTCGCGTACGTCCTAGGCTGGAGCACGTTGACCGCTTTGCTCGCAGGGAGCAATGGGACTCCCTGGAACCACATGATGCCGAGGTGCTCGAATCCCACCTGAGTGGTTTGGCCGTCATCACGGCCCCGAAAGACACAGAGGAATCCAAGCGCTTCGATCAGCTTCTGTTCAGCGCACAGCTTGCGCTCCTGACTGACCCAGGGAAGTTGGCACCCCTTCGGCGGAAAAT
This genomic interval carries:
- a CDS encoding DEAD/DEAH box helicase family protein codes for the protein MGDAAQLQSNFAFLRAEWPDIAVEARNAERFARIDPRTSLLYCRRTLEFTLQWIFTADTSLNQPYKDDLNGMLNEPTFKKLTGERLLDKMHLVRKVSNKAVHTNVAINVQTSEAILRELFQTCFWLAHRYARQEQNRPTPGLAFDGALLSPQRRPMPAPPKPSGPKPAQPADVVPKTAEQVAALAKELEERDRKLAEADQQKASLEDELKQLREQIKLVTAQRRHEPDTHDYDEGITRTDLIDPQLEWAGWDLSHEDVREFAVDTMPTPQGTLTGKGAADYVLWGANGLPLAVVEAKRTTKDPHNGRQQARLYADCLERRFGQRPIIYFTNGYQTYIWDDAFYAERKIQGFHTRNQLQLMVDRRTTRKSLGEAIIDNAIVERDYQHAAIRAVTQAFENDAERRALVVMATGTGKTRTVIALADLLMKANWVKRVLFLADRVALVDQAARAFKAHLPGSAPEVLGRDKTADSRIHLATYPTMMNLIDETVGDGKVNRERYNIGHYDLIIVDEAHRSVYQKYKAIFDYFDSFLIGLTATPTDDVDRNTFALFNIEDNVPTFAYELDRAVAEGWLVPRRGIEVPLKFPYEGIRYEDLSERERDEWDSKEWDDDGEIPDEVDRAVVNKWLFNKDTVDKALEVLTERGHRVAGGDRIGKTIIFARNNDHARFIEERFNVNYPGEKGEAAQVITYQVNYASSLIEKFGKPDSKPDIAISVDMLDTGIDVPQVVNLVFFKPVRSKTKFWQMVGRGTRLCPDLYGPDRHKEDFLIFDLCRNLEFFNAELELSETPIAKPLAQRTFLTRVRLLQALQDADYDSGYVDSIRDSLHCTVRDLPRENFRVRPRLEHVDRFARREQWDSLEPHDAEVLESHLSGLAVITAPKDTEESKRFDQLLFSAQLALLTDPGKLAPLRRKIIDIASALQDQPSIPAIAERLGLIEDVLSPIHWEAASPIWLEEIRRKLRPLLHLIEKKRRKVVYTDFDDELGEIREVDIPSVVSSVDLVRYGEKVRLYLADKMNHATIQRLRRNRPLTELDLQELEQLLVDSGAGSKDDLARAAEKGLGYFVRSLVGLEPDAVKEAMAEFIAGTTMNTAQLDFVNMIVQHLTRNGVMEVGQLYESPFKAVAPTGPDDLFGVEKADVLEGVLRHLKETTRAS
- a CDS encoding PIN domain-containing protein; translation: MDANVLYSKTLRDWFALISKRSGSNGIELRWSEDVLVEWLYNLRRNAPGKGDAGIGGLRENLVSAFPNALISGYTVDSALLTGRDKFDAHVLAAADHGGVDYLVTDNTSDFAPFKDAYNFEIYSCDEMLCLILERRLDAVRGALLDNLAYWSAKSNSKDLVEALVDANAVQFADGVRKLRYALAMSGKY
- a CDS encoding helix-turn-helix domain-containing protein, with the translated sequence MSALTSTQELSTINVSPKQSEEATEVSRRFSEVNAKDLRIRIESASGETVVLPENLNDLLQTVLRLAASGREIGLAHRSKALTSVEAAQMLGISRPTLIKMAAAGEIPSHKVGSHNRFLRTDLEEFAERRADAERAAFNAFRDLEHEIDQG